A genomic window from Vitis riparia cultivar Riparia Gloire de Montpellier isolate 1030 chromosome 18, EGFV_Vit.rip_1.0, whole genome shotgun sequence includes:
- the LOC117905540 gene encoding uncharacterized oxidoreductase At4g09670-like, with protein MRARSIVYFPNIDLSLVPQVQSCFTFLAASDFHENNVRVKPDLDALGVLGDTGWYCIRAILFAADYELPKSVRALPGPVLNQTGVLKSCGASLIWEDGKVATFTCSFEANSTMNVTAIGTKGTLQVQDFVIPFKEDRAAFSTGIESGFNELVTGWRTMPSEHVVTTDLPQEALMVREFSGLVADIKRNGSKPEQKWPTLSRKTQLVLDAVKASIERGLEPVKV; from the exons ATGAG AGCTAGGAGCATAgtatattttccaaatattgaCCTCTCCTTGGTCCCACAGGTGCAATCCTGCTTTACATTTTTGGCTGCTTCTGATTTTCATGAGAATAACGTCCGTGTTAAGCCAGACCTTGATGCCCTTGGTGTTCTTGGTGATACTGGGTGGTACTGCATCAGGGCAATCCTGTTTGCTGCTGACTATGAACTGCCTAAATCAGTGAGAGCTTTGCCTGGTCCTGTTCTTAATCAAACAGGGGTACTCAAATCATGCGGGGCTTCTCTAATATGGGAAGATGGGAAAGTAGCAACCTTCACTTGCTCCTTCGAAGCCAATTCGACAATGAATGTAACTGCTATTGGAACAAAGGGAACTTTGCAGGTTCAGGACTTCGTTATTCCTTTTAAAGAGGACAGGGCTGCTTTTTCCACTGGTATAGAGTCTGGGTTCAATGAACTCGTGACAGGGTGGAGAACAATGCCAAGCGAGCATGTCGTCACAACAGATCTCCCTCAGGAAGCTCTCATGGTGAGGGAATTTTCCGGTTTGGTTGCAGACATTAAAAGAAATGGTTCAAAACCTGAACAAAAGTGGCCAACTCTCAGTAGGAAGACGCAGCTGGTGCTGGATGCTGTGAAGGCCTCAATCGAGAGGGGGCTTGAGCCTGTTAAGGTGTAG